A window of Oceanispirochaeta sp. genomic DNA:
GTAAAATAGTTGGCCATATTGACCCGGGGGAGGATGTCCTTGATTTGAATTATCTTATTATAGTCCATGCCTTTCTAATTTATATCCATTTCCGCCATAAGAAAAGGGGTTTAAACTCTTTTAATATCTTATTCTGTTTAAAGAGGTGCCCTTTATGTCCATGACCCAGCTAGAAAATTCTCTGGCGATTCTGAATTATGAAAACTTTGAGAGCCTGCCCATTGTGCATTTTGGATTTTGGAATGAAACACTGGACAAGTGGGCAGAAGAGGGACATATCAGTGTCGAAGACGCCCGGGACTGGAGCGACTGCAGCGATGCGGATATCCGCATCGGGAAACAGCTGGGTTTTGATTTTAACTGGGGCCAGAATTTCGGGCCCCACTACCGCCTCGACCCGGCTTTTGAAGAGACAATCCTGGAAGAGGATGACCAGGGGAATATGAAGGTCCTCAATGAAGACGGGGTCATCGTCATGAAAAAACGGAATGTTGTTTCTATTCCAACAGAGGTGGATCACTATTTTAAAGGTCGGAAAGAGTGGGAAGAAGGGTTCCGTGATAAGTTGGATTACAATGCTGACCGTTATCTCAAGGCCCTTGTTCCTGCAGGGAACCGGACCCTGCCCCTGGGAGAGGGCGGATGGGATTATTTGCGACAAACTGAAGGAAGAGAGAGGCCACTCGGGCTGTTTGCCGGCAGTCTGATCGGATTTATCCGTGATTTCATCGGTGTCGAGAATCTCAGCTATCTGACGGTGGATGATCCAGAGCTTCTTGAGGAAATTGTTGAGCATGTGGCAGATCTCAGTTATCAGACTGTGAAAACGATTCTGGAATCGGGTGCCCGGTTTGAATATATGCATTTCTGGGAGGACATCTGCTTTAAAAATGGTCCTCTTGTCAGCCCCTCTTTCTTCCGGGATTTTATTGGGCCTCAATACAAAAGAATCACAGACCTGGCCCGCTACCACGGGATAGGAATTATTTCTGTAGACTGCGACGGTATGATCGATCATCTGCTGCCCTTCTGGCTGGAAAACGGGGTGAATACCATGTTTCCCATCGAAGTCGGAACCTGGAAGGCCAGTATTGCTCCCTGGCGGGAAAAATATGGCCGGGACATCAGAGGGGTAGGGGGGATGGATAAAACCGTTTTCTCCCGTGACAGAAAGGCTGTGGTAGACGAGGTGGAGCGGCTGAAAGCTCTGGTGGATCTGGGAGGGTATATTCCCTGCCCGGATCATAGAATCGCCCCGGACGCCCTCTGGGAGAACGTCCAGTATTACTGCGATCTGATGCGGAAGAACTTCAGTTAGTTTTTCGGCAGATAATGGAGTTCTAATCCGCCACCCAGCATGGTGGCCGGATCATAATCCCGGGAGAAGAGAGGAGCATAGAAGACTTTCACTCCCGGCATCCAGCTGCCCCGCGGGCCTTCCTTTAACCGGTACCCCGTGAAACCTGTGAACAGAGGCCCCATGGCAAAGAATGAATCTCCCCTGTCATCAGGAGAAGATTTGTAGTCCGGTCCGTAATGAAAGACAGTTCCCATACCTCCGCCGACGACCCACTGTCCCCCGTCCTCATTGTTTTGATCAAAACTGTACTCGTAACTGATCTGAGGTTCAAACTGAAGCATCTGAAAGGCGGCTCCAAATAAAATGGGCCTCATAACAGGGATGTTGATGCTAATAGCCTGATGATCATCCAGGTCAAAGCGGATGTCTGCATATATATCCATGATGGGACCCCCTTTAACTCCTGCGGGGGAGGCTATACACATGCGCAGGTCATCGTAGCGTCCTCCGGCTAAAACGTGAAAACCCAGTGAAACCGTGGGGGATGTTTCTGC
This region includes:
- a CDS encoding uroporphyrinogen decarboxylase family protein; translated protein: MTQLENSLAILNYENFESLPIVHFGFWNETLDKWAEEGHISVEDARDWSDCSDADIRIGKQLGFDFNWGQNFGPHYRLDPAFEETILEEDDQGNMKVLNEDGVIVMKKRNVVSIPTEVDHYFKGRKEWEEGFRDKLDYNADRYLKALVPAGNRTLPLGEGGWDYLRQTEGRERPLGLFAGSLIGFIRDFIGVENLSYLTVDDPELLEEIVEHVADLSYQTVKTILESGARFEYMHFWEDICFKNGPLVSPSFFRDFIGPQYKRITDLARYHGIGIISVDCDGMIDHLLPFWLENGVNTMFPIEVGTWKASIAPWREKYGRDIRGVGGMDKTVFSRDRKAVVDEVERLKALVDLGGYIPCPDHRIAPDALWENVQYYCDLMRKNFS